GGCAGGGGTCAGGGTGAGCAGGCCTGGGGTGCCGCCTGCAGCTCCATGTGGCCCCAGGTTCTCCTGGAACGGCCTGCTCTGGGCGCTGGCCATGAAGATGGCGGTGGAGGAGATCAACAACCGGTTGGACCTGCTGCCGGGGCTGCGCCTGGGCTACGACCTCTTTGACACGTGCTCGGAGCCCACGGTCACCATGAAGCCCAGCCTCATGTTCCTGGCCAAGGCGAACAGCCACGACATCGCCGCCTACTGCAACTACACGCAGTACCAGCCCCGTGTGCTGGCTGTCATCGGGCCCCACTCTTCAGAGCTCGCCCTGGTCACAGGGAAGTTCTTCGGCTTCTTCCTCATGCCCCAGGTGGGCGCCCCCCGCCATTACCCCCCCACCCAGCCCTTCCCGCGGGAGACCCTGTGTCAGGAGATACCTCTCGGCCCCTGCAGGTCAGCTACGGGGCTAGCATGGACCTGCTGAGCACCCGGGAGACCTTCCCCTCCTTCTTCCGCACGGTGCCCAGTGACCGCGTGCAGCTGGTGGCCACCGTGGAGCTGCTGCAGCAGCTGGGCTGGAACTGGGTGGCCGCCCTGGGCAGCGACGACGAGTATGGCCGACAGGGCCTGAGCATCTTCTCGGGCCTGGCTGCGGCACGCGGCATCTGCATAGCACACGAGGGCCTGGTGCCGCTGCCCCGTGCCAACAGCCCGTGGGTGGGCAAGGTGCAGGAGCTGCTGCCGCAGCTCAACCAAACCAGCATACAGGTGGTGCTGCTGTTCGCCTCTGCGCGTGCCGCCCACACCTTCTTCAGCCACATCATCAGCCGCAGGCTCTCGCCCAAGGTGTGGGTGGCCAGCGAGGCCTGGCTGACCTCTGACCTGGTCATGGGGCTGCCCGGCATGGCCGAGGTGGGCACGGTGCTCGGCTTCCTGCAGAGGGGTGCCCAGCTGCCCGAGTTCTCCCAGTACGTGAAGACGCACCTGGCCCTGGCCGCCGACCCGGCTTTCTGCACCTCGCTGGGTGAGAGGGAGCAGGGCCTGGAGGAGCACGTGGTGGGCCCGCGCTGCCCGCAGTGTGACGACATCACGCTGCAGAACGTGCCCGCCAGGCTGCAGCACCACCAGACATTCTCCGTCTACGCGGCCGTGTACAGTGTGGCCCAGGCCCTGCACAACACCCTGGGCTGCAACGCCTCGGGCTGCCCCATGCAGGACCCCGTGAAGCCCTGGCAGGTGGGCCCGGGAGAGGGAGCTGTGCCGACCTCTGCACGTGCCCACCAGGCAGGGCCCGGCCACCAGGCAGGGCCACGGCGTCTGGGCTGGAGGTGGCTGGCGGCTCAGCCCCGTCCCCCGCCCACAGGTCCTGCAGAACATGTACAACATGACCTTCCACGCGGCCGGACAGGTGCTGCGTTTTGACAGCAGCGGGAACGTTGACGTGGAGTACGACCTGAAGCTGTGGGTGTGGCGGGGCCCGGTGCCCGAGCTGCACAATGTGGGCATCTTCAACGGCAGCCTCTGGCCGGAGCGCCTCAAGATGCGCTGGCACACACCCGACAACCAGGTGAGGGTAGGGGTGCTGGCCGTGCCCCGTGGCAGCCTCCACGGCAGGGcgcagcctgggggtgggggccgtCCCAGTCTCCAGCAGGCGTGCCCAGCCGGGCGCAGCCAGACCCCAGGCCTGTGCCCAGGAGCCCGTGTCCCAGTGCTCGCGGCAGTGCCAGGAGGGCCAGGTGCGCCGGGTCAAGGGCTTCCACTCCTGCTGCTACGACTGCGTAGACTGCGAGGCAGGCAGCTACCGACGCAACCCAGGTGAGCCGCCTTCCCAGCAGGCGCGGGCAGTGCGCAGCACCGGAGGGTCCTGCCGAGTCCTGGCTCAGAGGCCAGAGCCCATGGGGCGGGCGGGGCAaggccagcccccagcccccttcTCGTCTTCTCCCACAGACGACCCCACCTGCACCCCTTGCCGCCACGACCAGTGGTCCCCGAAGCGGAGCACACGCTGCTTCCACCGCAGGCCTCGGTTCCTGACGTGGGGCGAGCCGgctgtgctgctgctgctcctgctgctgggcCTGGCACTGGGGCTTGTGCTGGCCACCCTGGGGCTATTCATTCGCCATCGGGACAGCCCACTAGTTCAGGCCTCGGGGGGCGCCCTGGCCTGCTTCGGCCTGGTCTGTCTGGGCCTGGTGTGCCTTAGCGTCCTCCTGTTCCCCGGGCAGCCCAGCCCTGCGCGCTGCCTGGCCCAGCAGCCCTTATCCCACCTCCCACTCACGGGCTGCCTGAGCACACTCTTCCTGCAGGCGGCTGAGACCTTCGTGGAGTCGGAGCTGCCTCCGAGCTGGGCAGACCGGCTGTGGGGCTGCCTGCGGGGGCCCCGGGCCTGGCTGGCGGTGCTGCTGGCCATGCTGGTGGAGGCCGCGCTGTGCGCCTGGTACCTGCTGGCCTTCCCACCAGAGGTGGTGACGGACTGGCGCGTGCTGCCCACGGAGGCTCTGGTGCACTGTCGCACACGATCCTGGGTCAGCTTCGGCCTGGTGCACACCACCAATGCCATACTGGccttcctctgcttcctgggcacCTTCCTGGTGCAGAGCCAGCCCGGCCGCTACAACCGCGCCCGTGGCCTCACCTTCGCCATGCTGGCCTATTTCATCACCTGGGTCTCCTTCGTGCCcctcctggccaacgtggaggtggctctcaggcCTGCGGTGCAGATGGGCGCCTTCCTACTTTGCACCCTGGGCATCCTGGCCGCCTTCCACCTGCCAAGATGTTACCTACTCCTGTGGCAGCCGGGGCTCAACACCCCTGAGTTCTTCCTGGGAGGGGCCCAGATACCCAAGGTGGGAATGGTGGTGGGGACAGAGGAAGCTCAGGGAAAAAATGAGTGACCCTGACCCTGTGACCTCAGCCCCGGTGAACCCAGAACTAGTTGAGATGTCCCCTAAGCCAGCAATGACCAGCATCCCCTACAGAAACTCTCCAGCTCTAGATTCTGACCCTGGGTTGCTGCCTGACCCTGACCCCACAGTGATCCCTGAGCCTGCAGCATGTGGACGCCTCTGTGACCATCTGGGCCCCAGAGCTGAGCTCTGTCCCTGTCCCTCTCCACCCAGACCAGGACTGACCAGGTGACCCAGCCCCACCGTTCCAGGATGCCTGGAGGGCTTCCAGCATCCCCGAAATCCACCCTGTGAGCTCAGGAAAAAAACACAAGGCCCCTAGCCAGATAGCTGGAAGCCCATGCCAAGCCCTACCAACCTGACCATGCCCCTTGGGGGGGCCCACCCAGCATCGGGCCCAGGCACCAGAGCAGTCAGAAGCTGGGTGTGGGGACACAGGCGTTCACACAGGGCAGACCCCCCCAGGTGGGAGTGGCACCTGGCTTCCTTCTCTGACCCTGGCCCAGTGGGTACAGTGTCATGACTCACCAGAACTAGGGACACAGCCCAGGTGGAGTGGGGGCAGGGGCCTGGAGCCAGGAGCCAGCACCATGGACAGAAAACTGCACCCCAGGGTCTGAGGTCAGCAACCCCCCAGGCCCACGCAGGCTCTCAGTCAGAGTCCCAGGGTCAGCTCCCAGCAGGGCCTCGTGGAGGCCTGACCAGTCCCCCACGCCTCATTCCAAGACAGCCCAGGCAGACAGAAGGGGCACAGGCCACACGTCCGTCCCATAAAATTAAACGCTTTTTAGTGTTTAAAATAAGCAGCATTTACACAGAAGCAGCTCTATGTTAACCATCTAGACGCTGGGACTTTGATACATTATCTACAGCGCAGACACGGGGGGGCCAGAGACGCCAGGAAGGCCACGGTGTGTGTGAGCCGCGGTGTGTGCGGGCAGTGTGTGTGCGTTCACCAAGGATGGGCCAGCTGACCGCTCACCTCCCCAAGACCTCCCTCCCTGTGGCAGCTGTGCACATCAGGGCCCTTGACTCCGAGGCCCACAGTCCCTCTCTGCCCTGGCTGGCATGCAGTGGGCAGGATGTCCAGCCCTCTCGTCTTCCTGTCCCATCCTCCACACAGCGGGAAAGGTGCAGGCTGCTCCAAAGGGTGGGGGCGGGTGGGACAGCTGGTAGGGCCACCTCCTCCGCTGAGGCACCGGccaggcaataaataaataaattagatccCTACCCCAGACAGCAGGAGGGACCTGTGGGCTCTGCTTCACCCCCGGAGGCCCTGTCGGGGTCAGAGGGATGGGCCTGTGCGCTGCAGGGCTGCACCTCATGGGTCACTCGGGGGGGCCTGTGCAGGAGGTGGGGGTCAGCCGGAGGACAAGGGGTCTTCCTCGTCCTAGGAGGGATCACCACCAGACACAAGGGGTTGGGAGGTCCCTGAGGCTCTCACTGAGGAGCAGAGGGAACACCCCAACGCGGCTGCCCAAACACAGCTGCTTCCAGGAGTCAGAGCAGCCGGGCTGCCGGGCAGATGACTCTGATGGTCTAGCCtgtcccccaccctgcccccaccctggccCCCGCTAAGGCAAGCCCTCTCAAGCTCTTCGTGCACCAGGACCGCCGGCTCCCTGCCTCAGGCAGGACTGTGGGCACGCACCACAGATCACATGATGTCCACAAAGAATTCGCAGGG
Above is a window of Saimiri boliviensis isolate mSaiBol1 chromosome 11, mSaiBol1.pri, whole genome shotgun sequence DNA encoding:
- the TAS1R3 gene encoding taste receptor type 1 member 3 isoform X2 yields the protein MKGDYVLGGLFPLGEAGEAALHSRTRPSSLVCTRFSWNGLLWALAMKMAVEEINNRLDLLPGLRLGYDLFDTCSEPTVTMKPSLMFLAKANSHDIAAYCNYTQYQPRVLAVIGPHSSELALVTGKFFGFFLMPQVSYGASMDLLSTRETFPSFFRTVPSDRVQLVATVELLQQLGWNWVAALGSDDEYGRQGLSIFSGLAAARGICIAHEGLVPLPRANSPWVGKVQELLPQLNQTSIQVVLLFASARAAHTFFSHIISRRLSPKVWVASEAWLTSDLVMGLPGMAEVGTVLGFLQRGAQLPEFSQYVKTHLALAADPAFCTSLGEREQGLEEHVVGPRCPQCDDITLQNVPARLQHHQTFSVYAAVYSVAQALHNTLGCNASGCPMQDPVKPWQVLQNMYNMTFHAAGQVLRFDSSGNVDVEYDLKLWVWRGPVPELHNVGIFNGSLWPERLKMRWHTPDNQEPVSQCSRQCQEGQVRRVKGFHSCCYDCVDCEAGSYRRNPDDPTCTPCRHDQWSPKRSTRCFHRRPRFLTWGEPAVLLLLLLLGLALGLVLATLGLFIRHRDSPLVQASGGALACFGLVCLGLVCLSVLLFPGQPSPARCLAQQPLSHLPLTGCLSTLFLQAAETFVESELPPSWADRLWGCLRGPRAWLAVLLAMLVEAALCAWYLLAFPPEVVTDWRVLPTEALVHCRTRSWVSFGLVHTTNAILAFLCFLGTFLVQSQPGRYNRARGLTFAMLAYFITWVSFVPLLANVEVALRPAVQMGAFLLCTLGILAAFHLPRCYLLLWQPGLNTPEFFLGGAQIPKVGMVVGTEEAQGKNE
- the TAS1R3 gene encoding taste receptor type 1 member 3 isoform X1, which translates into the protein MLGSGVLGLSLWTLLHLRTGAPSCLSRQLKMKGDYVLGGLFPLGEAGEAALHSRTRPSSLVCTRFSWNGLLWALAMKMAVEEINNRLDLLPGLRLGYDLFDTCSEPTVTMKPSLMFLAKANSHDIAAYCNYTQYQPRVLAVIGPHSSELALVTGKFFGFFLMPQVSYGASMDLLSTRETFPSFFRTVPSDRVQLVATVELLQQLGWNWVAALGSDDEYGRQGLSIFSGLAAARGICIAHEGLVPLPRANSPWVGKVQELLPQLNQTSIQVVLLFASARAAHTFFSHIISRRLSPKVWVASEAWLTSDLVMGLPGMAEVGTVLGFLQRGAQLPEFSQYVKTHLALAADPAFCTSLGEREQGLEEHVVGPRCPQCDDITLQNVPARLQHHQTFSVYAAVYSVAQALHNTLGCNASGCPMQDPVKPWQVLQNMYNMTFHAAGQVLRFDSSGNVDVEYDLKLWVWRGPVPELHNVGIFNGSLWPERLKMRWHTPDNQEPVSQCSRQCQEGQVRRVKGFHSCCYDCVDCEAGSYRRNPDDPTCTPCRHDQWSPKRSTRCFHRRPRFLTWGEPAVLLLLLLLGLALGLVLATLGLFIRHRDSPLVQASGGALACFGLVCLGLVCLSVLLFPGQPSPARCLAQQPLSHLPLTGCLSTLFLQAAETFVESELPPSWADRLWGCLRGPRAWLAVLLAMLVEAALCAWYLLAFPPEVVTDWRVLPTEALVHCRTRSWVSFGLVHTTNAILAFLCFLGTFLVQSQPGRYNRARGLTFAMLAYFITWVSFVPLLANVEVALRPAVQMGAFLLCTLGILAAFHLPRCYLLLWQPGLNTPEFFLGGAQIPKVGMVVGTEEAQGKNE